The proteins below are encoded in one region of Saccopteryx leptura isolate mSacLep1 chromosome 1, mSacLep1_pri_phased_curated, whole genome shotgun sequence:
- the LOC136388792 gene encoding olfactory receptor 2AG2-like yields the protein MLDGLFTWENVWQTQFLLILHRNIPDLKTIPGQSAWSASWASHHLRQLKKQHRMVHWNSTLGSGFILMGILKDSGSPELLCATVAVLYLLALTSNGLLLLVITRDARLHTPMYLLLRQLSLMDLLFTSVVTPKALVDFLSNENTISFGGCAFQMFLALTLGGAEDLLLAFMAYDRYVAICHPLNYTVLMSPRVCWLTVITTWVIAFLSSLGHTLYTMHFPFCTSQKISHLLCEIPPLLKLACADTSRYELLVYVTGVTFLLLPLSVIVASYTLILFTVLHMPSNKGRQKALVTCSSHLTVVGMFYGAATFMYVLPSSLHSPKQDNIISVFYTIVTPALNPLIYSLRNKEVTGALRRLLGKYTLQPHSTF from the exons ATGCTAGATGGACTCTTTACCTGGGAAAATGTATGGCAGACGCAGTTTCTCCTAATTCTTCACAG GAACATTCCTGACCTTAAAACAATCCCAGGGCAGTCTGCATGGTCAGCCAGCTGGGCTTCTCACCATCTAAG GCAACTGAAAAAACAGCACAGAATGGTGCACTGGAACTCCACCCTGGGAAGTGGCTTCATTTTGATGGGGATTCTGAAGGACAGTGGGTCCCCTGAGCTGCTCTGTGCCACAGTCGCAGTGCTGTACCTGTTGGCTCTGACCAGCAATGGCCTGCTGCTCCTGGTCATCACAAGGGATGCCCGGCTCCACACACCCATGTATCTTCTACTTAGGCAGCTCTCACTCATGGACCTCCTCTTCACGTCTGTTGTGACTCCTAAGGCTCTTGTGGATTTTCTTTCTAATGAAAACACCATCTCGTTTGGGGGCTGTGCCTTTCAGATGTTTCTGGCACTGACACTGGGTGGTGCAGAGGATCTCCTGCTGGCCTTCATGGCCTATGACAGGTATGTGGCCATTTGTCATCCTCTGAACTACACGGTCCTCATGAGTCCGAGGGTCTGCTGGCTCACGGTAATCACAACTTGGGTCATAGCATTCCTGAGTTCTCTAGGACATACCTTGTACACCATGCACTTCCCTTTCTGCACGTCCCAGAAAATAAGTCACCTACTTTGTGAGATCCCACCTCTGCTGAAGTTGGCCTGTGCAGATACCTCCAGATATGAGCTCCTGGTGTATGTGACAGGGGTGACCTTCCTCTTGCTCCCTCTTTCTGTCATTGTTGCCTCCTACACACTAATCCTATTTACTGTGCTCCACATGCCCTCAAATAAGGGAAGACAGAAAGCCCTAGTCACCTGTTCTTCCCACCTGACTGTGGTTGGGATGTTCTATGGAGCTGCCACGTTCATGTACGTATTGCCCAGTTCCCTCCACAGCCCCAAGCAGGACAACATCATCTCTGTTTTCTACACGATTGTCACTCCAGCCCTGAATCCCCTCATCTACAGCCTGAGGAATAAGGAGGTCACAGGGGCCTTGAGGAGGCTCCTGGGAAAATACACACTGCAGCCACACTCCACCTTCTAG